The nucleotide window AGTGACACTGCTGTCTGGAGGGGATCTCTTATATAAATAAGAATGCGTATGCTACTTGCAAGCTCTTCAACCAATTTTTTGAGTCTCTGAATTTCCTCTATGCCCCTTAATCGAGATTGAAAGTGCTCGGATGTGAAGATCAAAGTCTTGCATGAAGCGGCGGCATTTCGGCATTCATCGATCAGCTCATTTCTTTTTTTATTTATTCTCTCTTTCCTGTCTTCTAAGCTTTTAAATTCTTGAATGATAGCAAAATCGTCAGAGAAATCATCATTGTTCGCGATCAATGGGATCCATCTATGATTTCCGTAACCCACCATGGGGGATTGCGGGATATAGACACCATTTTTCCTAAGTCTGACCATATTCTTCTTTAGAAATTCCTGGATAGATGTAGTACCTGTCTTTTCCGTTCCAATATGCAGCACTAAATCCACGTCTTCCTGAAAAGTCTTTGAATCAATTATAGACCTCTGCAACCGAAGCCATGCAGCATTTAAATTTACACTCCAACACCAACTTACATCTCCCATCGTTCTTATAGAACGTCTTTAGATTCAATCATTCATTTTAGCGAGTGATCAGGCAATCCAGTGCTCCTCTCAAGGTCGCCTGAGTTGATGGAATAAGAAATTAAACTTTTACAGAGTTAGCTGATTCCTCCTAGCATTGAATCAGGCCAGAGATATACTTAGTAAGCAATGTCAGGCAGTAACGACCTTTAGGAGGGCGAAATGCTCCCCTTCTCGTTGCTTTCTCACTCCATATCCGTGTTTCTACGGATGGCAGAAGGTTTGTAGCGGCTGGAACATCAGGTCATCCCCTTTAAGAAGTGAAGAGTCCGTCATCAAGGAAGGGACGAGGAAAACATCTTTATTCATTGGCTGTCTCAAAGCAGAGTCGTTTTGTCGTGATGGTGACGAATCGTAGGAATGTCTTCCATCACCTTGGTGGTGCTCCCGTTTGAAGAAGTGGCATTCCATGCCACCTCTTCTGATAATTCTCCTACTCCTCACAGGAGACCGCCAAGAAAAAGGTGATGACGGGTCAGAACAAGAGAGAAAAATCCCTGAGGAATACACATCTCAGAGGTTTTCTACCAACCTTCGGCCACTGCGGTGAATAGGTTCAGCGCGTGAGCACTACTCATTGCAGTCTGCTTCGAAAGTTTCCAGTCGTTCACTGCCAACGACAATGACCATCTTCTCAAAACCCTCTTCACTCACGATAGTCAGCACATCCAGGGCAGTCCTCGCTCGCTCGTCGTCTACAAAGCATGACGCTATAGAAGGGAATGCAAACTACAGGAAGTATTGCTTCTGGTTTGGGTGGAAGTGTGGCTGTTTGGCATCCAGAGTTCTGGATGGATCGATCGCAATCACACCATCACCAGAAATGACTTCCTCTTGCCCCCTTGTAACTCTGATAGAGAAGAGAGCGTAATAGTGCGCTCCTCGGGTGAAGTCCTTCTGGACGGGTTGGCACTTGTTGATGGCAACAGGTTGGCGTGTTCGCCTCCACCCTCAAGTAAGACAATTCCATCCACATCAGCACGTCGTCTCTTCCACCTAAAGACTTCCTCTTATGCACAGACCCCTGCGAAGAGAGAACAATGATCCACAGCTTTTTCTAGAGAAGCAAGGAAGCAATCGAAGAGTAATTGAGTTGTAAGGTCGTTGGTCACCCAAAACCAGGTGAAAGTGTTTCACACAACCTCAAAGGGTCATAGTGGGGAAGTACAACTCTTCAATGATTACGATAAGTTTGGTCCTTATAACTATTCCCACTCAATCGTGCCCGGTGGCTTGCTGGTGATATCGAGAACCACCCGGTTCACGCCCTTCACCTCATTCACGATGCGATTGGAGATGGTCTCCATCAGGTCGTAAGGCAGACGCGACCAGTCCGCCGTCATGCCGTCCTCGCTGGACACGCAGCGCAGCACGATCGGCCAGGCATAGGTGCGTTTGTCGCCCATCACACCTACTGAGCGCACGGGCAGAAGCACGGCGAACGCCTGCCAGATCTCGTGATAAAGCCCCGCCTCTTTCACCTCTTCGCGGACGATCAGATCTGCGTCGCGCAGGCAATTGAGTTTCTCAGCGGTCACTTCGCCGAGGATGCGGATGGCCAGCCCAGGCCCTGGGAAGGGATGACGCCGAACAATCTCCTCCGGCAGGCCGAGCGAACGACCCACCTTGCGCACTTCGTCTTTGAACAACTTGCGTAGGGGCTCCACCAGCTTGAACTGGAGATCCTTCGGCAAGCCGCCAACGTTGTGGTGGCTCTTGATCTTCACCGCTACCCGCTCGCCGGTTTTCGGATCAACGTTGGTGCCGGCGCTCTCGATCACATCGGGGTAAAGGGTGCCCTGGGCCAAGTAATCGAAGGGGCCCAAGCGGCGGCTCTCCTCTTCAAACACGCGAATGAACTCCGTTCCAATGATTTTGCGCTTCTGTTCCGGATCGGTGATGTCTTTGAGTTTTTCGAGAAAACGCTGGCGTGCATTGATGTATTCAACGTGAATGTTGAATTTGCGATCAAAGAAATCCATGAGGAATTCCGGCTCCCCCTTCCGCATGAATCCCTGATCGATGAACATGCAAGTGAGCTGATCACCGATGGCCTTCTTAAGCAAAAAGGCGAGGGTGGAGGAATCGACACCCCCGGACAGGGCCAGCAGTACCCGCTTGTCACCAACCTGCGACCGCACCTGTTTCACGGCTTCTTCGATGAATGCCGCCGTGGTCCAATCCGGCTCGCATCCGCAGATGTGATAGACGAAATTGCGGATCATCGCCATCCCGCAGGTGGAATGCACCACCTCGGGATGGAACTGCACGCCGTAGAGCCTGCGCTGGTGATTGGCCACAGCGGCCTCGGGCGTGTTGGCGGTATGAGCCAAACGCACGAACCCTTCCGGCAGGGCCTCCACCGAGTCCCCATGGCTCATCCACATCGTGGATCCGTTGGCCACATTCGTGAGCAAGTCGGTGGGGTCATCCACCTCGAGCGGTGCCTTGCCGTATTCGGCTTTGCCAGTGGCCGCCACCACACGACCGCCCAGCTGCTGCACCATCAGCTGCATGCCGTAGCAAACCCCCAGAACGGGAATGCCCAGGTTCCAGATCTCCGGGTCACACAGAGGTGCGTGCTCCGCGTAGACGGAGCTGGGTCCACCGCTGAGGATGATTCCCTTCGGAGCCATCCGACGCAGTTCCTCTGCCGTGGTGCTGTAACCAAGCACCACGGAGAACACCTCGGTCTCTCGGACCCGCCGGGCGATCAGTTCCGAGTACTGAGAGCCGAAATCAAGAATGACAATGGCCGGCTGACGCTGACCTTCATTCGGAGCCTGTGACATCTCGCCCGTGAGCCGTGGAACGGGTGACCGCGCAATCGGCGGCCGATCCATCAGCGTAGAGAAGGACCCCACAGCGCTTGAGCATCTCCTGCCCACAAGGTCCTGCCCAGCGCAACTGGCGTTGACGATCGAACAAAGCGGCGCCCACGCGCATGCCGCTGCAGCCATAGCGCACGAGGTAGGCCAGGCTTCGTTCTTCTACCGCAGCGGCCACGGCTTGCCATAACGCCAAAGCCTGTTCTCGATCCTGATCCGAAAGCCAGCGAAATGCCTCCTCCAGGGACGCAGCAGCCATCAATCCGCGCAGGCGATCACCAGACAGGCCCTGCTTCACCCCTTGCGCCACCAGCACCTCCAGACGCCCATCCGCCAGATGGTGGTGGGTGTGGAAGATGCCGCCGGCCAGCTTCACCAGTTTCCCGTGATATCCGAAAAGAAGAAGCTCCTGCACCCCCGCTTCGGCGGCAGCCACCAACAGCGGACCCATCCAGTTGCCGGCCTTCAGTTGTGGCTGATGGGCCGCGAGGTCCAGAGATCGGGCCAGATCAAGACCGTTTTCGCCGATTACCAACGTGAGCCGCCCCTGAAAACCAGACGCCCCCGTCAGGGACTGAAGACGCACCAGAGCGGCCTGGAGCTGATCGGGAGAGGCACTCGCCTGCACCTCAGCCTGCGTGCCGATGAGCGCCAGGCCCTCCACCACACCGAAAGCGGCGTTGCTAGTGCGTTGCGCCAGCTCTCGGCCCCTGGGAAGCACCACCTCGAGCTGCAGACCTTGGCCGCTGGGCACGAGGTCCTGGAGATTGCACTCCAGGAGATCCCTGGCAAACCCTGAAATGCAAAGGGTGCCATCGCTCTCAAGACGACCAACCCCCGCCCCGGCCTTCAGCATCAGCCAACCTTGCTCAGCAGGGCCCCAGCAGGCATGCACCCAGATTTCCAGACCGCGGGTGAGATCGAGGCCAGGACCTGGATCACACACGCTGATGGCCAGCGCCTGCGCACCATCGCGAACACAACTCGCCGCGTGGACCGGCACGCTGCGGGAGTCGGACTCCCCAGGAATCTGCAGGCTGACCCGATCAGGCGCTGGATCCCCCAGCAACACCTGGGTAGCGGCACGGGCTGCCGCCGCCACCCACACCGGCAGGGTGAGCCCAGATCCGGAATCAACAACAGGGGCAGCGATAACGGGAAGGGCAGCGGATCATTTTTTAGGATGGAGGATTGGCACTCCAGAGGCCGTGCAGGACAAGCTGACCCTGATGATTCCCGGGCCTACCCCGGTGCCCGAAACGGTGCTCAAGGCCATGGGACGACACCCGATCGGTCACCGCAGCGGGGAATTCCAGGCCGTGGTGGAGCGCACCAACGCCCAATTGCGCTGGCTGCATCAGACCAGCAGCGATGTACTGGTGATCACCGGAAGCGGCACGGCGGCCATGGAAGCCGGCATCATCAACACCCTGAGCCGCGGCGATCGTGTGCTCTGCGGAGACAACGGCAAGTTCGGTGAACGCTGGGTGAAGGTGGCGCGGGCCTACGGACTCGACGTAGACGTGATCAAGGCCGAATGGGGTCAGCCTCTCGACCCCGAAGCGTTCCGCACAGCTCTCGAGGCCGATACCGACAAAACCATCAAGGCGGTGATCCTCACGCACTCCGAAACCTCCACCGGAGTGATCAACGATCTTCAAACGATCAGCAGTTACGTGAAGGCCCATGGTGTGGCGCTCACCATCGCTGACTGCGTCACGAGCCTTGGAGCAACCAATGTTCCTATGGATGCCTGGGGCTTGGATGTGGTGGCCTCAGGGTCTCAGAAGGGCTACATGATGCCTCCGGGGCTGAGCTTCGTGGCGATGAGCGATCGGGCCTGGACCGCCTACGAACGTTCCGACCTACCCAAGTTCTATCTGGATCTCGGTCCATACCGGAAAACGGCAGCCAAGAACAGCAACCCGTTCACACCAGCGGTGAATCTCTACTTCGCCCTGGATGCGGCTCTGGAGATGATGCAGTCGGAGGGACTGGAAGCAATCTTTGCCCGGCACGCACGCCATCGGGCTGCTGCGACTGCAGCGATGAAGGCCATCGGCTTGCCGCTCTTCGCGGCCGAAGGCTATGGCAGCCCTGCAATCACCGCTGTTGCACCCGATGGAATTGATGCCGAACAGCTTCGTAAAGCCGTGAAAGAGCGATTCGACATCCTGCTGGCTGGAGGTCAGGACCATCTCAAAGGTCACGTGTTCCGGATCGGCCACCTTGGGTTTGTCTGTGATCGCGATGTGCTCACAGCCGTGGCCGCAATCGAGTCTGTTTTGCAATCCCTTGGTCTGCACAAAGGCGAGATGGGTGCAGGCCTCAGTGCAGCATCATTAGCGTTGGGCAATTAAAAAAACTCGTTCCAATAAACGATGTTTAAGGGCATGGGATACCATCATGCCCACAACGCGGGTGTAATTCAGTGGTAGAATGTCAGCTTCCCAAGCTGAACGTCGCCGGTTCGAATCCGGTCACCCGCTTGAACAAATAATTGAAATCAGATCTAGCTGCGATTGCCCCAAGATGAACGGGGCTTGATCAATTGAACAACTTGTGGGCCAACGCTTCTCGCACGACGCTCTTGGTCAAGAGCTCTGAGAATCATCTGAGCAGATTCAGAAACTTGACCCGCTTCAGCATTGGATCGAGCCTCCTGATAAAGCTGATCAGCTAGCTTCAAACATTGTTCGCGCGAAGCTCCAGGAATCGTTGCTTGGCTTACAGGCTTCAATAGCGTGGCGACCACGTCATTACTTTTTCCACTTACCCAAACTATATCAACAAAAGATCACAAAGAACAACGCACAACAAAGATTCATCTCGGGCTACGAACACTTCAGTCGTCCGACGATCAGTTTCAGAGAGAGCGTCAGGTTCCGGGTTCTTCGACGTTGCCGCCTAACTCGGCAATCTGAGCCCGAAGAAGTTGACATCGGTTGTCATCACCACGGGTGATCGCAACGGCGAGGGCGAACTCCAGTTTTTCAAGCTGATGACCACCTTCAAAGAAGCTGCGACGGTTGCCTGGCATTGGCAACCCAGACGTGGAACAGCCTGGTCGCGGAACGTTTCCGGAACCGCGGGTACCAGATGTGGCGAGAGTTGAAGATGCCATAGTTGGCTTTCTTTTTATTTTGCCACCCCTGGCCAGCCTTATGCGGCCAAATCCACATCCGGTTCATCCAGCTGGTGTTCTGAACGACCGAGTAGCTCCTGACACTCAAGCAACAACTGATCGACACCATCAAGCCGATTCAGCTCTTCGGCCGGCATCGTCTGCGCTTCGCTGCGTTGCGTCTCCAACTGCAATTCAAGACTTTCCAAACGCTGCTCAAGCCTGATCAGGCGCTGAGACAGAGCATTGAGCGTTTGAGCAACATCCTCAGCCGTACGAGTGATGCGGAAAGACACGGATTGGCTCATCCGAAAACAGAGCAGCAATGGGCAGATCACAACACATGCAAGACAGACCCTCAAGTCGCGGATCAGGTGATGCCACTGTGGTTTGAGATCGAAACACCACCCGCTGGGAGTTTGACGTGCTGCCTTCTCTGCTGACTCTGCTGGTGTACCTCCTGGCAGGAACCATCTTTGGCCTGCTGGCGATCAAAACCGGACTCCCTGCAGCACCCCTCGCCGGAGCTCTGGTCGGAGCCGCCGTGGTGAGCATGAGCGGACGCTTGGACATGGCGCAGTGGCCTACTGGCACGCGAACAGCACTTCAGATCGGAATCGGCACAATCATTGGAACTGGTCTCACCACGGCTTCCCTCGATCAATTGAAGGATCTCTGGAGGCCGGCTGTGCTGATCACGGTCACCCTGGTGCTCACCGGTGTGGTGATCGGTCTCTGGACCAGCAGACTTCTTGGCGTGGATCCACTCATTGCTTTGCTCGGTGCAGCGCCGGGAGGCATCAGCGGCATGAGTCTGGTCGCAGCCGATTACGGGGTTGGAGCAGCCGTGGCTGCACTGCACGCCGTGCGACTCATCACGGTGCTTCTCGTCCTGCCCTTGGTCGTCAAAATGCTGGCGCCGCTTGGCCTCGGCAATTCCTGATCCAACTCTGGACAGAAAAATAAGAGTCGATACGTTGACGCAGATCGCCCGTAGTGTCTACAAATGGCCAGCCTTCCAACTCGCCTTGCCCTGCTGCTGCCGATGGCAGGCATGTTGTGGTCAGTCGCTCCTGCCAGGGCAGCATCCAGCAGTCCAGCCGAGAAGGGGGCACAGATTTATTGCTACATGCGCAGTAGCGGAAATGATCACATCGTGAGCTGGGAAGCCTCCTATTCGCTGATCAAGCGTCAGGGGAGTGGCCTGTTCAAAACCTCCCCTAAGCATGCTGCCGTGATGATCACCGAAGCGGTGGTCGAAGATCCGACCAGCTTCCCTGATTGCGGCAAGTATCTGGGCGATCTGTTTGGCGGGTCCCAAAGGGTTACTGAATCGCCCACCTCATCGACCCGCACCAGCGAGAGCAAAGAAACCTCCAACTGGGATGCTGATGAGCGTTACAGCTACTGAAACCAGTCGGTGATGAATCAGTCTCGGAATCAGATTCAACCCCCTCATCGGCTGATTTCCGTTCTGATCCTTGGCGGGGTTCTTCTCAACAGCCTGGGCTGCGGCAGACAATCAGCTGAAATCACCCCAACCTCAGGCGTTGATGTGCAGGTATCAGGATGTCTTGAAAATCTGAATCTCAAACAGCTGGATGGAGCCCTAGAGCGTTGTGATGAGGTCGTCAAAATCCACCGAAGCAATCCGATTCCCCTTGTGGATCGCTCCTTGATCTACAACTTGATGAACCGACCGGATGAAGCCTGCCGCGACGTGGCCAAAGCAGCTGAATTACTCAAGCAGAGCCAACAAAAACCCGACCCGATGGTGATGCACGAGCTGACTGTGCGTCAGCAGTCCTGCAAGCAGCGGGCGACCATGGTCGGCAGGGACTGACGTTCAACGCTCACCCGTCGCGGACCCATGAGCAACTCGATTCGACTGGCCTTGCTGGCCACCAGTCCATCCACGAGTTGGTCCGCTGGACCGAGCTGAAGCCAATGGCTCATGAGCTCCCCATCCATTCCCAGCCGATGACAACGATCCTCAGCCTGATCAACATCACCTGGAGTCCAGGGACGTTCGAGCAGAACCACCTGACGGGCCCTGTGGAGAGTGAATCCCAGACCACCAGCGCCAAAGGTTGCTAGCAGCAGATCCGTCGATCCGTCCTGAAAGCGATCCACAGCCATCTGACGCTCCTCCGGTTTCTGCCGACCGCTCAGCAATTCCCCACCCAGACGTTGCTGCAACAGTGCAAGAGGAGCCACGAACGAGCTGAAGAGAACGACCGATTCACCTTGCGCGCGGAGTTGCTGCACGAGCCGTTCAGCGGCCGGCAGCTTGAATTCAGCAGCGATCAAACGCAATGACGTCAACACCGCAAGGGATTCGGCATCAGAACGCACCTCACCGGCCCTTACACGTCGGCGATAGTCCTCAACTACCAACGCCAGCCGGTGGTCAAACCCTCTGGACTGGTTGTGCTCCAGTGTCACTGGGATAAAGGAGCGACGCTTGGGCGGCAGACCCAGCACCCGCTGTTTACGGCGATGTAGCACCAGTGGCGTGGTGAGCCGCCGCAGCTCATCAAGACGGCTAGCACCATCCACACGCCAGCGTCGCTGACCTCCACGCTCACTCCAGTGACCCTGACAAAACATCTCCTCAAAGGAGCGCTGATCACGAGCGAGTGGATGGTCAATCGCAGCCAACAGTGGATAAAGCTGAATTGGTCTGCCGTTGCGAACCGGAGTTCCCGTGAGCATCCAAATCGCTCGCAACCGCGGATGGCGAGCCAACCGCAACAGAGCCTGGGTGCGCTGCGCCTGCATCGTCTGGGCGTAGTGCGCTTCATCCACGATCATCAACGTTCCGGCTTCAGGAAGCTCACTCGGCAGACGTGCCCAGCTGTGCAGGCAAACCTCGAGATCAACGGCCGACGCTTCCCGTTGCCAGTGGGGATGCAATCCCACCGGCGCAACGACAAGCAGGCGAAGAGGCACCACGCGCAGAAGGGCTCGCGCTGCCAACAGGGCCGTCAGCGTTTTACCCAGTCCCATTTCATCGGCCAGAAGAGCTCCACGGCGAGCGAGGAGCCAACGGGCACCAGATCGCTGATGGGGAAGAGGCCTGCGACCGTCAGCTAGCGATTGATTCAGATCAGCCTGCGCAATCAACTCGCGGTGATGAGGCAACGGCGGTAAGGGATGCCGATGCCAATGCAACCAGCGCAAGAGCTCATCATCCACACGAAAGCGGTCTCCAAAACGCTCCAGCAGAGTCTCTGCAGCCGCGAGCGGAAACTCCCAACCCAGGGATGAGCCACGCCAGAGCCCCCGAGGACGAATGCGACCCATTTGCGCATGAGTGACCGCATCAAAGGGATACGTTGCATGCACTAAACCCGATGGGGTCAGTCCAAGACTGCAACCAGGAGGAGATCCTGCCGTGGATCCAAATCAGCAAACATCATCTTATGTCTCTCAGCGAGAGACACAAGGGGGCCGACGCCCCAACCAAAATCTACAGAACGAAATCGCGAAAATGCAGTCTTGAACACATTGACGACGGTGTCGGTCACGGCAAACTTCGATTAACCGAACGATTCGGATGCATAACAGAGATGCGGTTTTTCTCGAAGATCTCTGTCCTAAATTGCGTGTCCGAAGGTGGCGTCAATCACTCCACACTTACACCGGCAAAAGTTGCATCTATTGCGGCAAACCCTCAGAATCAATTGATCATGTTTTACCGAGAAGTCGCGGAGGGTTGAGCATTACTGAAAATTGCGTACCTGCTTGCTTGTCCTGCAATGGTCACAAGTCAGATGCTGATGTATTCGATTGGTATCGGCGTCAGCGTTTTTATGATCCGAGACGAGCCATGGCGATCCGAGCTTGGATGGATGGCGACCTCCGCTTGGCACTGCGCCTGCTGCAATGGGCACAACCTGACCTTCAAGAAGCGATGACCGAGCCCATGGACGCCGACACGCTCATGACCAATCAGGACGACAGCGACTGGGCCTTCCAGATGGCCTGATCACCAGACCCGGCAAGCATCAGCTGAATGGTGCTGTCGGCAGATGGAAGCCTGCTGCTCTGGGTGCTCTGGAGCCAGCAGAAAGGCGCTACTGACCAGAGCAGCAGCAGCCACGGCTATGACACCTCGGAGCAGGCCTGTCTCTTGTCGATCTGCCGCACGAGCCTTACTGACCGGCTCACGACGAGGCAGCATGGAGCCTTGGGATGACACCAAAGAAAGACAGGAACCGGTCACGACCGAATGGCGAATAATACGTTTGTACTCATGCATGATTCATTTGTCAACCGCTGTCAGCCCCTGCCTGCGGGTTCCAAGCTCTGCATCCTCGGCGCCGGTTTCAGCGGCAGCCGCCTCGCTTCTCTGGCTTCTGCCCTGCAGATCCCTGTCATCAGCACCCGGCGTGAACCCTCGCCGGACAGCGAACACCTCGCCTTCGACACGGCTACGGGTCAGGCGCCCGATCGTCGCCAACTTGAGGGCATCACCCATCTGCTCAACACCATCCCACCCGATCGCGATGGCAACGATCCGGTCCTGAAAACGCTCGGCGATCAGATCCAGCAGTGGCCGCTGCGCTGGGTCGGCTATCTCTCGACTACAGGGGTGTACGGCAACACCGATGGCGCCTGGGTCTGTGAAGACGACCCTCCAGAACCCACCCAAGACCGAAGCCGGCGTCGGCTGGCGTGCGAGCAGGAGTGGCAGGCCAGCGGACTTCCCCTACAGATCCTGCGCTTACCGGGAATCTATGGACCTGGCCGCTCCGCTCTCGCTGCGGTGAAAGCAGGAACGTTGCAGCCGGTGGACAAGCCTGGACAGATGTTCTGTCGCATTCATGTGGATGACGTAGCCGCGGCCTGCCTCCATCTCATGCATCGATCCGCTCAGGGTCAGCACCCAGAGATCGTGAACGTCTGCGATGACGAACCAGCCGCGAGTGTTTCAGTGCACCGCTATGCCGCATCCCTGCTGAACTGCGAGCTTCCGCAACCAAAACCGTTCACCGAGGCGGAGGCCAGCATGAGCGCCATGGCCAGGTCGTTCTGGGCGGACAACCGACGGGTCAGCAACCAGCGCCTCCGCCAGGATCTCGGCTATGAGCTGATTTATCCGACCTACCGCAGCGGGCTGGCGCAATGCCTTGAGATCGAGACCCTCACGGAGTCGAGGACTCCGTCCTCTCCGGCTTGAACATGGGCAGTTCATGCAGTTGCAGAGGCTGGTCGGGATCGATGAACGTGAGACCGGCGTCATAAAGAAATTGGCTCCACTGAACCTCCAGCCATCCCTGCTTCAAAGCAGTCCCCAGGCCGTAGAGCAGCAACCCGATCAACAGCCAGCGCAGCATGATCCCACTCCATCAACTCACCGACGCTAATCAGCGTCTGGTCATCGCTTTAGGGGATCCCGCCGGTATCGGCATGGAAGTCACAATCAAAGCCCTTGCAGATCCCCGCTGTCCGCGGGACATGAAACCGTTGCTTGTGGGCTGCAGAGCCAGCCTTAAACGCACGCATCAGCTCCTGCACAACCTGAAGAACTTTCCCCTGGTGGATCCTGATGACCTTGAGATTGAAGACCTTCCCATCCCGGGCGGCCCGCTGGATCCAGGCGATGCAGGGGTCACAAGTGGGGAAGCCAGTTTCCGCTGG belongs to Synechococcus sp. WH 7805 and includes:
- the guaA gene encoding glutamine-hydrolyzing GMP synthase; translation: MSQAPNEGQRQPAIVILDFGSQYSELIARRVRETEVFSVVLGYSTTAEELRRMAPKGIILSGGPSSVYAEHAPLCDPEIWNLGIPVLGVCYGMQLMVQQLGGRVVAATGKAEYGKAPLEVDDPTDLLTNVANGSTMWMSHGDSVEALPEGFVRLAHTANTPEAAVANHQRRLYGVQFHPEVVHSTCGMAMIRNFVYHICGCEPDWTTAAFIEEAVKQVRSQVGDKRVLLALSGGVDSSTLAFLLKKAIGDQLTCMFIDQGFMRKGEPEFLMDFFDRKFNIHVEYINARQRFLEKLKDITDPEQKRKIIGTEFIRVFEEESRRLGPFDYLAQGTLYPDVIESAGTNVDPKTGERVAVKIKSHHNVGGLPKDLQFKLVEPLRKLFKDEVRKVGRSLGLPEEIVRRHPFPGPGLAIRILGEVTAEKLNCLRDADLIVREEVKEAGLYHEIWQAFAVLLPVRSVGVMGDKRTYAWPIVLRCVSSEDGMTADWSRLPYDLMETISNRIVNEVKGVNRVVLDITSKPPGTIEWE
- the cbiD gene encoding cobalt-precorrin-5B (C(1))-methyltransferase CbiD: MAAPVVDSGSGLTLPVWVAAAARAATQVLLGDPAPDRVSLQIPGESDSRSVPVHAASCVRDGAQALAISVCDPGPGLDLTRGLEIWVHACWGPAEQGWLMLKAGAGVGRLESDGTLCISGFARDLLECNLQDLVPSGQGLQLEVVLPRGRELAQRTSNAAFGVVEGLALIGTQAEVQASASPDQLQAALVRLQSLTGASGFQGRLTLVIGENGLDLARSLDLAAHQPQLKAGNWMGPLLVAAAEAGVQELLLFGYHGKLVKLAGGIFHTHHHLADGRLEVLVAQGVKQGLSGDRLRGLMAAASLEEAFRWLSDQDREQALALWQAVAAAVEERSLAYLVRYGCSGMRVGAALFDRQRQLRWAGPCGQEMLKRCGVLLYADGSAADCAVTRSTAHGRDVTGSE
- a CDS encoding alanine--glyoxylate aminotransferase family protein; amino-acid sequence: MQDKLTLMIPGPTPVPETVLKAMGRHPIGHRSGEFQAVVERTNAQLRWLHQTSSDVLVITGSGTAAMEAGIINTLSRGDRVLCGDNGKFGERWVKVARAYGLDVDVIKAEWGQPLDPEAFRTALEADTDKTIKAVILTHSETSTGVINDLQTISSYVKAHGVALTIADCVTSLGATNVPMDAWGLDVVASGSQKGYMMPPGLSFVAMSDRAWTAYERSDLPKFYLDLGPYRKTAAKNSNPFTPAVNLYFALDAALEMMQSEGLEAIFARHARHRAAATAAMKAIGLPLFAAEGYGSPAITAVAPDGIDAEQLRKAVKERFDILLAGGQDHLKGHVFRIGHLGFVCDRDVLTAVAAIESVLQSLGLHKGEMGAGLSAASLALGN
- a CDS encoding AbrB family transcriptional regulator, with protein sequence MPSLLTLLVYLLAGTIFGLLAIKTGLPAAPLAGALVGAAVVSMSGRLDMAQWPTGTRTALQIGIGTIIGTGLTTASLDQLKDLWRPAVLITVTLVLTGVVIGLWTSRLLGVDPLIALLGAAPGGISGMSLVAADYGVGAAVAALHAVRLITVLLVLPLVVKMLAPLGLGNS
- a CDS encoding DUF6554 family protein yields the protein MASLPTRLALLLPMAGMLWSVAPARAASSSPAEKGAQIYCYMRSSGNDHIVSWEASYSLIKRQGSGLFKTSPKHAAVMITEAVVEDPTSFPDCGKYLGDLFGGSQRVTESPTSSTRTSESKETSNWDADERYSY
- a CDS encoding DEAD/DEAH box helicase, producing MGRIRPRGLWRGSSLGWEFPLAAAETLLERFGDRFRVDDELLRWLHWHRHPLPPLPHHRELIAQADLNQSLADGRRPLPHQRSGARWLLARRGALLADEMGLGKTLTALLAARALLRVVPLRLLVVAPVGLHPHWQREASAVDLEVCLHSWARLPSELPEAGTLMIVDEAHYAQTMQAQRTQALLRLARHPRLRAIWMLTGTPVRNGRPIQLYPLLAAIDHPLARDQRSFEEMFCQGHWSERGGQRRWRVDGASRLDELRRLTTPLVLHRRKQRVLGLPPKRRSFIPVTLEHNQSRGFDHRLALVVEDYRRRVRAGEVRSDAESLAVLTSLRLIAAEFKLPAAERLVQQLRAQGESVVLFSSFVAPLALLQQRLGGELLSGRQKPEERQMAVDRFQDGSTDLLLATFGAGGLGFTLHRARQVVLLERPWTPGDVDQAEDRCHRLGMDGELMSHWLQLGPADQLVDGLVASKASRIELLMGPRRVSVERQSLPTMVARCLQDC
- a CDS encoding HNH endonuclease, with protein sequence MHNRDAVFLEDLCPKLRVRRWRQSLHTYTGKSCIYCGKPSESIDHVLPRSRGGLSITENCVPACLSCNGHKSDADVFDWYRRQRFYDPRRAMAIRAWMDGDLRLALRLLQWAQPDLQEAMTEPMDADTLMTNQDDSDWAFQMA
- a CDS encoding SDR family oxidoreductase, which gives rise to MHDSFVNRCQPLPAGSKLCILGAGFSGSRLASLASALQIPVISTRREPSPDSEHLAFDTATGQAPDRRQLEGITHLLNTIPPDRDGNDPVLKTLGDQIQQWPLRWVGYLSTTGVYGNTDGAWVCEDDPPEPTQDRSRRRLACEQEWQASGLPLQILRLPGIYGPGRSALAAVKAGTLQPVDKPGQMFCRIHVDDVAAACLHLMHRSAQGQHPEIVNVCDDEPAASVSVHRYAASLLNCELPQPKPFTEAEASMSAMARSFWADNRRVSNQRLRQDLGYELIYPTYRSGLAQCLEIETLTESRTPSSPA